One Alligator mississippiensis isolate rAllMis1 chromosome 1, rAllMis1, whole genome shotgun sequence genomic window carries:
- the HTR1F gene encoding 5-hydroxytryptamine receptor 1F, with translation MDLINSTEQNYTSEELFKRMTSKIVVSITLSVLALMTTAINSLVMTAIIVTRKLHHPANYLICSLAVTDFLVAVLVMPFSIVYIVKETWIMGQVVCDIWLSVDITCCTCSILHLSAIALDRYRAITDAVEYARKRTPKHAGIMIAVVWIISIFISMPPLFWRHQTTSRDDECIIKHDHIVFTIYSTFGAFYIPLALILILYYKIYKAAKTFHRRSVSRIVREEVNGQVLLEAGERSTKLASTPCTVDKSSDPLDCDKINISLRSPKSESKQDKAWKKQRISSTRERKAATTLGLILGAFVICWLPFFVKEVVVNTCERCHISEDMSNFLAWLGYINSLINPLIYTIFNEDFKKAFQKLVRCRQYL, from the coding sequence ATGGATTTAATAAATTCAACTGAACAAAACTATACTTCAGAAGAACTATTTAAAAGAATGACATCCAAGATTGTTGTTTCAATTACTCTGTCTGTGCTTGCACTAATGACAACTGCCATCAATTCTCTAGTGATGACTGCAATAATTGTGACAAGGAAACTCCATCACCCTGCCAACTATTTaatctgctcccttgcagtgacTGATTTTCTAGTTGCAGTTTTAGTAATGCCCTTCAGCATTGTATATATTGTAAAGGAGACCTGGATTATGGGGCAGGTGGTATGTGACATTTGGTTGAGTGTTGACATTACATGCTGCACGTGTTCCATCCTGCATCTTTCAGCTATTGCTTTGGATCGGTACCGAGCAATCACAGATGCTGTGGAGTATGCCAGGAAAAGGACACCTAAACACGCTGGCATCATGATTGCAGTGGTGTGGATCATATCCATTTTTATCTCTATGCCTCCTCTGTTTTGGCGACATCagacaactagcagggatgatgAATGCATCATCAAACATGACCACATAGTTTTTACCATTTATTCCACATTTGGAGCATTTTACATCCCCCTGGCATTGATTCTGATCCTTTATTACAAAATATACAAAGCAGCAAAGACATTTCACAGAAGAAGCGTCAGCCGGATTGTAAGGGAGGAGGTAAATGGACAAGTCCTCTTGGAGGCGGGTGAGAGAAGCACCAAATTGGCTTCAACACCATGCACAGTTGATAAGTCATCTGATCCCTTGGACTGTGATAAAATTAATATCTCGTTACGAAGCCCCAAGTCTGAATCCAAACAAGATAAAGCCTGGAAAAAACAAAGAATCTCTAGCACAAGAGAGAGGAAGGCAGCAACCACCCTGGGCTTGATTTTGGGTGCATTTGTGATCTGCTGGCTCCCCTTTTTTGTAAAAGAAGtagttgttaacacctgtgagaGATGTCACATTTCAGAAGACATGTCTAATTTCCTGGCATGGCTGGGATACATCAATTCTCTAATTAACCCATTGATCTACACAATCTTTAATGAAGACTTTAAGAAAGCATTTCAGAAGCTTGTGCGATGTAGGCAATACCTTTGA